Proteins encoded in a region of the Cryomorphaceae bacterium genome:
- the glmS gene encoding glutamine--fructose-6-phosphate transaminase (isomerizing): MCGIVGYIGEQKAAPILLKGLQRLEYRGYDSAGIAVHDSEQIHLVKCKGKVSNLQHRVDENPLIGNIGIGHTRWATHGPPNDENAHPHATANNEMVIIHNGIIENFDTLKKGLIQRGHVFQSDTDTEVLIHLVDDIKRNEKDISLFEAVRKALNEVVGAYAIVVMSRENPDQLIAAKKGSPLVIGIGKQQGEYFIASDATPIIEHTKNVVYLEDEEIAIVDRETGLQLRNIKNQEKTPYIQELEMQLEALEKGGYEHFMLKEIYEQPRSVRDSMRGRLNVNKGIVALGGIREYEQRLFQAKRIIIVACGTSWHAGLVGEYLFEDLARIPVEVEYASEFRYRNPIISEDDVVIAISQSGETADTLAAIEMAKQRGATIIGICNVIGSTIPRTTHAGSYTHAGPEIGVASTKAFTAQVTVLTLMALSVAQGKGTIPHSRFQRLLIELDAIPEKIEKVLQLDDQIQYIADYYKNATNALYLGRGINFPVALEGALKLKEISYIHAEGYPAAEMKHGPIALIDENMPVVVIATQGASYDKIVSNVQEVKARKGKVIAIVTEGDEQVKALADHTIEIPEVDEVLMGLISVIPLQLLSYHVAVMRGCNVDQPRNLAKSVTVE, from the coding sequence ATGTGCGGAATTGTAGGATATATTGGTGAACAGAAGGCAGCTCCGATTCTGCTGAAAGGCCTTCAACGTCTAGAGTACCGGGGTTACGACAGCGCCGGTATTGCCGTTCACGACAGCGAGCAGATCCATCTGGTAAAATGCAAAGGCAAGGTCAGCAATCTGCAACATCGGGTGGATGAAAATCCGCTCATCGGAAACATTGGAATTGGTCATACACGTTGGGCTACCCATGGACCGCCCAACGACGAGAACGCGCACCCGCATGCCACGGCTAACAATGAAATGGTGATTATCCACAATGGAATCATCGAAAATTTTGACACCCTCAAGAAGGGGCTCATCCAGCGAGGCCATGTGTTTCAGAGCGACACCGACACCGAGGTATTGATTCACCTCGTGGACGACATTAAGCGAAACGAGAAGGACATTTCCTTGTTTGAGGCCGTGCGCAAAGCACTCAATGAAGTGGTGGGAGCCTATGCCATTGTAGTCATGTCGCGCGAGAACCCCGATCAACTCATCGCCGCCAAGAAAGGAAGCCCGCTGGTAATAGGTATTGGTAAGCAGCAAGGAGAGTATTTCATTGCCTCCGATGCTACACCGATTATTGAGCACACCAAAAATGTAGTGTACCTCGAAGATGAAGAAATTGCCATTGTTGATCGCGAGACAGGGCTGCAATTGCGGAACATCAAAAACCAGGAGAAAACCCCCTACATTCAGGAGTTGGAAATGCAGCTCGAAGCCCTGGAAAAAGGCGGTTACGAGCATTTTATGCTGAAGGAAATCTACGAGCAGCCCCGCTCCGTGCGCGACAGTATGCGTGGCAGACTGAATGTAAACAAAGGAATAGTGGCTCTCGGCGGAATACGCGAGTATGAGCAAAGGCTTTTTCAGGCCAAGCGCATCATCATTGTGGCTTGCGGTACATCATGGCACGCCGGCTTGGTAGGGGAGTACCTGTTCGAAGACCTTGCGCGCATTCCGGTTGAGGTGGAATACGCCTCTGAGTTTCGCTACCGAAACCCGATTATTTCGGAAGATGATGTGGTGATTGCCATTTCGCAATCGGGAGAAACCGCCGATACTTTGGCCGCGATTGAAATGGCCAAACAACGCGGAGCTACCATTATTGGTATTTGCAACGTTATTGGCTCTACCATTCCGCGCACAACTCACGCGGGCTCCTATACGCACGCAGGGCCGGAGATTGGTGTGGCCTCTACCAAAGCCTTTACCGCACAGGTTACTGTGCTTACGCTGATGGCTTTGTCGGTTGCGCAGGGTAAAGGAACCATTCCCCATTCACGTTTTCAGCGTTTGCTGATTGAGCTGGACGCCATCCCTGAGAAGATTGAGAAAGTGCTTCAACTGGATGACCAGATTCAATACATCGCCGACTATTACAAGAATGCCACCAATGCCCTCTATCTAGGTCGTGGAATTAACTTTCCGGTGGCCCTGGAGGGCGCGCTCAAGTTGAAGGAGATTTCGTACATCCACGCCGAGGGTTATCCCGCCGCCGAAATGAAACACGGCCCCATTGCGCTGATTGACGAGAATATGCCCGTGGTAGTGATTGCCACTCAAGGTGCGTCGTACGACAAAATTGTGAGCAACGTGCAGGAAGTAAAGGCGCGAAAAGGCAAAGTGATTGCCATTGTAACCGAGGGAGATGAACAAGTGAAAGCCCTTGCCGACCACACCATCGAAATTCCGGAAGTGGACGAGGTATTGATGGGTCTGATTTCGGTGATTCCTTTGCAACTGCTTTCGTACCACGTTGCTGTGATGCGGGGTTGTAACGTTGATCAGCCCAGAAACCTGGCCAAGTCGGTTACGGTAGAATAG
- a CDS encoding ribose-phosphate pyrophosphokinase gives MLDSVKIFSGRTSQHLASQIAAQFGVQLGNVIVSEFSDGEFQPSYEESIRGKDVFIIQSTMPPADNLLELLLLIDAAKRASARRIVAVIPYFGYARQDRKDKPRVAIGSKMIANLLTAAGVTRVVTMDLHADQIQGFFEVPVDHLFASSIFVKYLESIDRENLIMAAPDTGGTKRANAYAKHFNLEMAICYKQRKVANQVDSMTVIGDVKDRHVMLVDDIVDTAGTLTKAADMMLDKGALSVRAMCTHPVLSGPAYERLDQSNLAELIVTDTIPLRHAHPKIKVLSAAPLFAEVIRGVVQYESISSHFVIS, from the coding sequence GTGCTGGATTCAGTAAAAATATTCTCAGGGCGCACATCGCAACATTTGGCTTCTCAAATAGCCGCGCAGTTTGGTGTACAGCTCGGAAACGTGATTGTTTCTGAATTCAGCGACGGCGAATTTCAGCCGTCATACGAGGAGAGCATTCGCGGTAAGGATGTGTTCATCATTCAGAGCACCATGCCTCCGGCCGACAATCTGTTGGAATTGTTGCTGCTGATAGATGCTGCCAAACGCGCTTCGGCCCGGAGAATTGTAGCGGTGATTCCTTACTTTGGATATGCCCGTCAGGACCGAAAAGACAAACCTCGCGTAGCCATCGGTTCAAAAATGATTGCCAATTTGCTCACTGCAGCGGGCGTTACCCGGGTGGTTACGATGGACCTCCACGCTGACCAGATTCAGGGGTTTTTTGAAGTTCCGGTGGACCACCTATTTGCTTCGTCTATTTTTGTGAAGTACCTGGAATCCATAGACCGCGAAAACCTGATTATGGCGGCCCCCGACACCGGTGGAACCAAAAGGGCCAACGCATACGCCAAGCATTTTAACCTGGAAATGGCTATTTGTTACAAGCAGCGAAAAGTTGCCAATCAGGTAGATAGCATGACTGTAATAGGTGACGTTAAAGACCGCCACGTGATGTTGGTTGACGACATCGTTGATACAGCCGGCACCCTCACCAAGGCTGCCGATATGATGCTGGATAAGGGCGCGTTGAGCGTGAGAGCTATGTGTACGCACCCCGTGTTATCGGGTCCGGCATACGAACGTCTGGACCAGTCTAACCTCGCAGAGCTTATTGTTACCGATACCATTCCGCTCAGACATGCGCATCCCAAGATCAAAGTACTGAGCGCGGCACCGCTGTTTGCTGAGGTGATTCGCGGTGTGGTTCAGTACGAAAGCATTAGTTCACACTTTGTAATTTCTTAA
- a CDS encoding CMP deaminase: MEEGFVKYSDSAKQERYDRAYLRMAKQWATLSHCQRKQVGSLIVKEGMIISDGYNGTPTGFENDCEDDNGNTKWYVLHAEANAITKVARSTNDARNATLYLTLSPCKECSKLIHQIGIKRLVFIERYKDDAGLNFLRQAGVEVVQIQNP; the protein is encoded by the coding sequence ATGGAAGAAGGCTTTGTAAAATACAGCGACTCCGCCAAACAGGAACGCTACGACCGCGCTTACCTGCGTATGGCGAAGCAGTGGGCTACGCTCTCGCATTGCCAGCGCAAACAAGTAGGCTCGCTCATTGTAAAAGAGGGGATGATTATTTCTGATGGCTACAACGGCACGCCCACCGGTTTCGAAAACGATTGCGAAGATGACAACGGCAATACCAAGTGGTACGTGCTGCACGCCGAAGCCAATGCCATCACCAAGGTTGCACGCTCAACCAACGACGCACGCAATGCAACACTATACCTTACGTTATCTCCCTGCAAGGAATGCAGCAAATTGATTCATCAGATTGGCATCAAGCGATTGGTTTTCATAGAGAGGTACAAAGACGATGCAGGTCTCAACTTTCTGCGTCAGGCCGGTGTTGAAGTAGTGCAAATACAAAACCCCTGA
- a CDS encoding glycogen synthase — protein sequence MAKTKVLYVSQEITPYLEANEISTVSRMLPQGMQEKGREIRVFMPRYGCINERRHQLHEVIRLSGMNLIINDNDHPLILKVASIPSARMQVYFIDNEDFFQRKAVHCDSKGKFFNDNDERSIFFVRGVIETVKKLGWAPDIIHCHGWMTAIMPAYLKKIINEDPHFSDSKVVFSAYGSGFEGTLEKGMVDKLRQEGFAPEDLSLLNEPTHENLTRFAIDHSDGVVKGTSSLQGELEDYVNSLSKPVLAHTESDALVAACSEFYDRVLEESGVLVE from the coding sequence ATGGCAAAAACGAAAGTTCTTTATGTATCGCAGGAGATAACTCCGTACCTGGAAGCCAACGAAATCTCAACAGTATCGCGCATGCTTCCCCAGGGAATGCAGGAAAAAGGCCGTGAAATCCGCGTCTTTATGCCGCGCTACGGTTGCATCAATGAGCGTCGTCACCAGCTGCACGAAGTTATCCGCCTTTCAGGTATGAACCTGATCATCAACGACAACGACCACCCGCTGATTTTGAAAGTAGCCTCCATTCCCTCAGCACGCATGCAGGTGTACTTTATTGACAACGAAGACTTCTTTCAGCGCAAGGCCGTACACTGCGATTCTAAAGGAAAGTTTTTCAACGACAACGACGAGCGCTCCATCTTTTTTGTGCGCGGCGTTATTGAAACTGTGAAGAAACTTGGTTGGGCACCCGATATCATCCACTGCCACGGCTGGATGACTGCCATCATGCCTGCATACCTCAAGAAAATCATCAACGAAGACCCGCATTTCAGCGATTCGAAAGTGGTTTTCTCTGCCTATGGAAGTGGCTTTGAAGGAACACTCGAGAAGGGAATGGTGGATAAATTGCGTCAGGAGGGATTTGCCCCCGAAGACCTGTCACTGCTTAACGAACCTACACACGAAAACCTCACCCGATTTGCTATTGATCACAGCGATGGCGTGGTGAAAGGAACTTCAAGCCTTCAGGGCGAACTGGAAGATTACGTGAATTCTCTCAGCAAACCCGTGCTTGCACACACCGAAAGCGATGCTTTGGTGGCTGCGTGCTCCGAGTTCTACGACCGGGTGCTCGAAGAGAGCGGAGTATTGGTTGAATAG
- a CDS encoding sugar kinase: MNLVSVGTVAFDSIETPFGKQERVIGGAATYISIAASYYIQQSGLVSVIGDDFPKEVLQEMEKRGINQEGLQVKQGEKSFFWSGKYHYDMNARDTLDTQLNVLADFKPVVPESYQGCDFLMLGNLDPAVQLSVLEQLRERPRLVVLDTMNFWMDIALDKLNEVLKKVDVLTINDEEARQLSNEYSLVKAARKIMEMGPRYLIIKKGEHGALLFHEDRAFFAPALPLEEVVDPTGAGDTFAGGFIGYLAGARNISFDNMKRAIVVGSAMASFTCEKFGPERLLELDRETIDRRVQEFVDLVDFDIELVGA; this comes from the coding sequence ATGAATCTCGTAAGTGTTGGCACTGTAGCCTTCGATTCCATTGAAACGCCATTCGGCAAACAAGAGCGCGTCATTGGCGGAGCCGCCACCTATATAAGCATCGCCGCATCCTATTACATTCAGCAATCAGGCTTGGTTTCTGTTATTGGTGACGATTTTCCGAAGGAGGTACTGCAAGAAATGGAGAAGCGCGGCATCAACCAGGAAGGCCTCCAGGTTAAACAAGGCGAGAAATCCTTCTTCTGGTCGGGCAAGTACCACTACGACATGAATGCGCGCGATACGCTCGACACCCAGCTCAACGTATTGGCCGATTTTAAGCCGGTGGTGCCTGAATCATACCAGGGCTGCGACTTCTTGATGCTTGGCAACCTCGACCCTGCGGTTCAGCTTTCGGTACTTGAGCAACTGCGCGAGCGTCCGCGGCTTGTGGTGCTCGACACCATGAATTTCTGGATGGACATTGCGCTCGATAAACTGAACGAAGTGCTGAAAAAAGTGGATGTGCTCACCATCAACGACGAAGAGGCGCGCCAACTATCCAATGAATATTCGCTGGTGAAGGCCGCCCGAAAGATTATGGAAATGGGGCCTCGCTACCTGATTATCAAAAAAGGAGAACACGGTGCGCTACTGTTTCATGAAGACCGCGCCTTTTTTGCCCCAGCACTCCCGCTCGAAGAGGTTGTGGATCCCACCGGAGCAGGCGATACCTTTGCCGGCGGTTTTATCGGCTACCTCGCCGGAGCGCGAAACATCTCTTTCGACAATATGAAGCGTGCCATCGTGGTGGGCTCGGCCATGGCGTCCTTTACCTGCGAAAAATTCGGCCCCGAGCGCTTGCTTGAACTGGACCGCGAAACCATTGACCGCCGCGTTCAGGAGTTTGTAGATCTCGTTGATTTCGACATCGAGCTGGTAGGCGCCTGA
- a CDS encoding pantoate--beta-alanine ligase: MDIFNRVSDIRSALLHAKQGNKTVALVPTMGALHDGHRSLMQAALTRADILVASVFVNPTQFNEADDFNNYPRNLEADMTVLADAGCDIAFTPTVEEIYPEPDQTTYDFGELETRYEGAFRPGHFKGVAMVVRRLFNIIEPDLAFFGEKDFQQVMVIRQLVRQFNIPVEIVTVPTLREPDGLAMSSRNVRLSDAERNRANAIYKALLRAQELAPSESPEQIRHLAMELLEQNGMQPEYFDIAHPETLRPIRDFNGAPHAVALVAARLGNVRLIDNLQLF; encoded by the coding sequence GTGGATATTTTCAATCGGGTATCAGACATCCGCAGTGCACTTTTGCACGCCAAACAAGGCAACAAGACCGTTGCTCTGGTGCCTACGATGGGTGCCTTGCACGACGGTCACCGGTCGTTGATGCAGGCAGCCCTCACACGCGCAGACATTTTGGTAGCCAGTGTTTTTGTGAACCCCACGCAGTTCAACGAAGCCGACGATTTTAACAACTACCCCCGAAACCTTGAGGCTGATATGACGGTGCTGGCCGACGCCGGTTGCGACATAGCCTTTACGCCTACGGTAGAAGAGATATATCCTGAACCCGACCAAACCACCTACGATTTTGGCGAACTAGAAACCCGCTACGAGGGGGCGTTCCGACCGGGGCACTTCAAAGGTGTGGCCATGGTGGTGCGGCGCCTGTTCAACATCATTGAGCCTGATCTTGCTTTTTTTGGCGAAAAGGATTTCCAACAGGTGATGGTCATTCGCCAACTGGTGCGGCAATTCAATATTCCGGTTGAGATTGTAACCGTACCCACCCTTCGCGAACCCGATGGATTGGCCATGAGTTCGCGAAATGTGCGACTCAGCGATGCAGAGAGAAACCGTGCCAATGCCATTTATAAGGCTCTGCTTCGAGCCCAAGAACTGGCTCCTTCCGAATCGCCCGAACAAATCCGCCATCTGGCGATGGAGCTACTGGAACAAAACGGCATGCAGCCTGAGTATTTTGACATCGCCCATCCCGAAACGCTCCGACCCATTCGCGATTTTAATGGTGCACCGCACGCTGTAGCCCTGGTTGCCGCGCGCCTCGGTAATGTGCGCCTAATTGATAACCTGCAA
- a CDS encoding PDZ domain-containing protein, giving the protein MKKTWILLPLLLAIALSAGIYIGADMSRFGAEAPAFTRMVNHSSNKITQIINFIERHYVDTVDKAGLIDFSIQEMLQHLDPHSYYISARELRQYTEPLEGNFDGIGVEFTIQNDTVFVVTPLEGGPSEALGIRSGDRIVTVDGENIAGIGVTNRDVMTTLRGESGTRVHIQIKRRGTPGLLDFTITRGKIPIYSVAVSYMLDDATGYIRVTRFAKTTHQEFMEGVAKLKMSGMEQLIIDLRGNGGGYLNTAIAMCEELLPAKELIVYTEGRAQPRKTYETRRSGSLTNLPIVVMIDQGSASASEILAGAVQDNDRGLIVGRRSFGKGLVQEHYEFPDSSAIRLTVARYYTPSGRSIQRPYGNGIDYEADIYSRYETGELYDSTKINYPDSLVYLTRAGRRVFGGGGIVPDLYVAIDTVGASDYFTELSYRGILNDFAFEYADSHRDRLLAAGSVEEFVKSFVVNPRMLQDLYHFADGRGLKADPTDIHISESYIALRLKALIARNIWGNDGYYPIIAEDDRMLQVARGAFEKGKTILP; this is encoded by the coding sequence ATGAAAAAAACCTGGATTTTACTCCCCTTACTACTGGCCATCGCGCTAAGCGCCGGAATATACATCGGTGCAGATATGTCGCGCTTTGGTGCCGAAGCGCCTGCATTCACCCGAATGGTGAACCACAGCAGCAACAAAATCACGCAGATTATCAACTTTATTGAGCGGCACTACGTGGATACAGTGGATAAAGCCGGACTGATTGATTTCAGTATCCAGGAAATGTTGCAGCACCTCGACCCACATTCGTACTACATTTCAGCGCGCGAGCTTCGTCAATACACTGAACCGCTGGAAGGTAACTTCGACGGAATTGGCGTAGAATTTACCATTCAAAACGACACGGTTTTTGTAGTTACGCCGTTGGAAGGTGGCCCCTCTGAAGCCCTGGGCATACGTTCGGGCGACCGCATCGTTACCGTGGACGGCGAAAACATTGCCGGCATCGGCGTTACCAACCGCGATGTGATGACCACCCTGCGCGGCGAAAGCGGCACCCGGGTTCACATTCAAATTAAACGCCGGGGAACTCCCGGTTTGCTGGACTTTACCATCACCCGCGGCAAGATTCCTATATACAGCGTGGCAGTGTCGTATATGCTGGATGATGCCACTGGCTACATTCGTGTTACGCGTTTTGCCAAAACCACGCATCAGGAATTTATGGAAGGAGTTGCGAAACTCAAAATGAGCGGAATGGAGCAACTTATCATCGACCTGCGCGGAAATGGTGGCGGCTACCTGAACACCGCCATCGCAATGTGCGAAGAACTGCTTCCGGCCAAAGAGCTGATTGTGTACACCGAAGGTCGTGCGCAGCCACGCAAAACCTATGAAACCCGCCGCAGCGGAAGTCTTACAAATTTGCCCATTGTGGTAATGATTGATCAAGGCTCGGCATCGGCCAGTGAAATTTTGGCGGGAGCAGTGCAGGACAATGATCGCGGTTTAATTGTAGGTCGCCGCTCGTTCGGAAAAGGACTGGTGCAGGAGCACTACGAGTTTCCGGATAGTTCAGCGATTCGCCTTACAGTGGCCCGCTACTACACCCCATCGGGCAGGAGCATTCAGCGTCCCTACGGAAACGGAATTGATTACGAAGCAGATATATACTCAAGATATGAAACCGGTGAACTATACGATTCAACCAAAATCAACTACCCCGATTCGCTGGTGTATCTTACGCGTGCAGGCCGAAGGGTATTTGGCGGCGGTGGTATTGTGCCTGATTTGTACGTGGCCATTGACACGGTGGGAGCATCGGATTATTTTACGGAGTTGAGTTATCGCGGAATCCTCAACGACTTTGCCTTTGAGTACGCTGATAGCCATCGCGACAGACTACTGGCTGCGGGTTCGGTGGAGGAGTTTGTGAAAAGCTTTGTGGTGAATCCGCGAATGCTGCAAGACCTCTATCACTTTGCCGATGGTCGTGGACTAAAAGCCGACCCCACGGATATTCACATTTCTGAATCGTACATTGCCCTTCGGCTCAAGGCCCTGATTGCCCGTAATATCTGGGGTAACGACGGGTATTATCCCATTATTGCAGAAGACGACCGCATGTTGCAGGTGGCGCGGGGAGCTTTCGAGAAAGGAAAAACTATTCTACCGTAA
- a CDS encoding DUF4270 family protein, translating to MSVKLNLQRIMRPLLAALFLLPVVACDKEDGIGKGVLPPELLLGIHRVDTLTIETYTVPDDSIRADGLDAVLLGNHHDPKFGRLVSGFYTQLRLATNQPVFTSGVASETVQIDSVVLALSYSNEQWGNNFPQEYKVYELDEQLFADTLYYSNRVLQVKENDLVQPESKIQRPGPGVNVVVGQDTLPPQLRIKIDPEIGTRIFNAVGTNDLSTQGFPAFFKGLYVTVADQFISPGNGGVHYFNLLSPISKVTLYYRLYNRDGIDQGQYETREYDLLINTNAVYYTRSVHDFSTAMPEIQAQLDGDHSSGGQKTFVRAAAGLKTRVFFPHLGSIRNDTLAINNAELIIPFQADHAFAPPNRLFAVGRNVEENTAFLLPDIFEGDSHFGGFLDVINSQYRVNITRWATQVAFGSRENTAIELVPDRAGSSANRVILNGPQHPDRPMRLVIHYTKY from the coding sequence ATGTCCGTGAAATTAAACCTGCAACGAATAATGCGGCCGCTATTGGCCGCTTTATTTTTGCTCCCTGTTGTGGCATGCGACAAGGAAGATGGAATTGGCAAAGGAGTACTGCCCCCGGAATTGCTGTTGGGCATACACCGCGTAGATACCCTGACCATAGAAACCTACACGGTTCCGGATGATAGTATTCGCGCCGACGGACTTGACGCAGTGTTGCTCGGCAATCACCACGACCCGAAATTCGGGAGGCTTGTTTCAGGGTTCTACACGCAACTGCGATTGGCTACCAATCAACCTGTTTTCACATCCGGCGTAGCATCCGAAACGGTGCAGATTGATTCAGTGGTACTTGCTCTGTCTTATTCCAATGAACAGTGGGGTAATAATTTCCCGCAGGAATACAAGGTGTATGAACTGGATGAACAGTTGTTTGCCGATACCTTGTACTACAGCAACCGCGTACTCCAGGTAAAGGAAAATGACCTCGTTCAACCCGAAAGCAAAATTCAGCGACCCGGCCCGGGAGTGAATGTAGTGGTTGGTCAGGATACGCTGCCACCCCAACTGCGCATCAAAATTGACCCTGAAATTGGTACACGTATTTTTAATGCGGTTGGCACCAATGACTTGAGCACACAGGGTTTTCCGGCTTTTTTCAAGGGGCTCTATGTTACTGTAGCAGATCAGTTCATTTCTCCGGGCAATGGTGGTGTACATTACTTTAACCTGTTGAGTCCGATTTCAAAAGTAACCCTGTACTACCGCCTCTACAACCGCGACGGCATCGATCAGGGGCAGTATGAAACCCGCGAGTACGATCTGTTGATCAACACCAATGCCGTGTACTACACCCGCAGTGTGCACGATTTTAGTACGGCCATGCCCGAAATTCAGGCGCAATTGGACGGTGATCATAGTTCAGGTGGGCAAAAAACATTTGTGCGGGCAGCTGCCGGACTTAAAACGCGTGTCTTTTTCCCACACCTGGGTAGCATTCGCAATGATACCCTTGCCATCAATAATGCGGAGTTGATTATTCCTTTTCAGGCCGACCACGCCTTTGCGCCACCCAACCGACTGTTTGCTGTGGGGCGAAACGTAGAGGAGAACACGGCTTTTCTGCTTCCCGACATTTTTGAAGGTGACTCACACTTTGGAGGATTTTTGGATGTAATCAACAGCCAATACCGCGTTAATATTACCCGTTGGGCTACACAGGTGGCATTTGGGTCGCGCGAGAACACTGCCATTGAGCTGGTGCCGGACCGCGCCGGAAGTTCTGCCAATCGTGTGATTCTTAACGGACCTCAACATCCCGACAGGCCTATGCGGCTGGTTATTCACTACACCAAATATTAA
- a CDS encoding aminoacyl-tRNA hydrolase, whose product MKFLIAGLGNIGPEYENTRHNIGFKVLDTLVRESGTSFLTGETAFRAGRYGDVATLKHRGRIYILLKPSTYMNLSGKAVSYWMQQEKIPLDRLLVVTDDLALPFGTIRLRGKGSDGGHNGLKNINQILGTQQYARLRFGIGSEFGRGQQVNYVLSAWSEDEKAALPERCKQASNAILAFGTLGLAQTMTAFNNK is encoded by the coding sequence ATGAAATTCCTGATAGCAGGTTTAGGTAATATTGGGCCGGAATACGAAAACACCCGGCACAACATTGGATTCAAAGTGCTGGACACCCTCGTGAGGGAGTCCGGCACTTCTTTTTTAACAGGCGAAACAGCCTTCCGCGCGGGGCGATACGGTGATGTAGCTACCTTGAAGCACCGGGGCCGTATTTACATCCTGCTCAAACCATCCACCTATATGAACCTGAGCGGAAAGGCCGTAAGCTACTGGATGCAACAAGAGAAAATTCCGCTCGATCGTTTGCTTGTGGTGACCGACGACCTTGCCCTGCCATTCGGAACCATTCGCCTGCGTGGGAAGGGTAGCGACGGGGGCCATAACGGACTCAAAAACATCAACCAGATTTTGGGCACCCAGCAATACGCACGGCTCAGGTTTGGAATTGGCAGCGAATTTGGCCGTGGTCAGCAGGTAAATTATGTGCTCAGTGCGTGGAGTGAAGATGAAAAAGCCGCACTGCCTGAGAGATGTAAGCAGGCATCGAATGCAATCCTGGCATTTGGAACTTTGGGGCTTGCGCAAACCATGACGGCCTTTAACAACAAATAG
- a CDS encoding 50S ribosomal protein L25/general stress protein Ctc translates to MKQVSLSGSPREGVGSTDAKALRNQDRVPCVLYGGEKQVHFHVDYNQMSKLVITPNVHRIALDIDGTSFDALIKEVQFHPVTDRIIHVDFIQLFNDKEVKIQLPLRVSGSAIGVRNGGRLFVLFRKLNVKGFPPQFPEAIELDITKLRIGQKIRVKDLNVGELALLHDPEAVVVSIKTARGAVDTGDEDEEEGGEGEAAAAEGAEAKPEAAAE, encoded by the coding sequence ATGAAGCAAGTATCATTGAGCGGCTCTCCAAGAGAGGGCGTAGGGAGTACAGATGCTAAGGCGCTTCGCAACCAGGATAGGGTACCTTGTGTGCTGTACGGAGGCGAAAAGCAGGTTCACTTTCACGTGGACTACAACCAAATGAGCAAGCTGGTAATTACTCCGAACGTACACCGAATTGCACTCGACATCGACGGAACGTCTTTCGACGCCCTGATTAAAGAGGTGCAGTTTCACCCTGTAACCGACAGAATTATCCACGTTGATTTTATCCAGCTTTTCAACGACAAAGAGGTAAAGATTCAGCTGCCGTTGCGCGTTTCCGGCTCTGCTATCGGAGTTCGGAACGGGGGGCGTTTGTTTGTGCTTTTCCGCAAACTCAACGTAAAAGGTTTTCCGCCTCAGTTTCCCGAGGCCATTGAGCTGGACATTACCAAACTTCGTATCGGACAGAAAATCCGTGTCAAAGATTTGAACGTAGGTGAGCTTGCTCTGCTACACGATCCAGAAGCCGTGGTGGTGTCTATTAAAACTGCACGTGGTGCGGTGGATACCGGTGATGAGGACGAAGAGGAAGGTGGTGAAGGAGAAGCTGCTGCTGCCGAAGGCGCGGAAGCCAAACCTGAGGCCGCTGCCGAATAA